In Alphaproteobacteria bacterium HT1-32, the sequence CCTTGCGGTGATAGCTGTCGAAAGCGGTCAGACTGCAGGCCAGCGGACCCTTGTTGCCAGACGGGCGCAGGCGGAGATCAATTTCGTAGAGCATCCCTTCGGCGGTCAGTGCCGTCAGGGCGTTGACCAGACGCTGACAGAGGCGGCTGTAGTAGGCGGAGACGGCAAGCGGTTTGGCCCCGTCTGATCCGGTGCAGTCTTCCGGAGCATCATAAATCAGGATGAGGTCCAGATCAGAACCGGGCATCAGTTCCTTGCTGGCAAGCTTGCCCATGGCCAGAAGCATCATCCGGCCACCGGGAACGGTACCATGATGGATTTCAAGCTCCTGCCGTACAGCAGCCAGCATGGCTCTCAGAACAGCCTCTGCTATGTGACTGAGTGCCGGCCCTGAATCGACAGGTTTCATCTGTCCGCGGAGAATTTGCAGCCCGATCAGGAAGCGCCGGTCACCGGCCCATCGACGGGCAATATCCAGTTTATCCTCAAAGAATGCTCCCTGACGGACGTCATTGTCACATTCGGCAATCAGTTCTTCCAGAGACGGTGGCGGTCCGCGGTAATCATCATTCAGAATGGCTTCCAGCCGGTCCGGTCGACGACTGAGCTGATCCGCCAGTTTGGGGGCACCCCCCATGATCTCGGCAACGACATCCAGAAGTTCCGGATGGGTGTGGAACATGGCAAACAACTGCACGCCGGCAGGCAGTTTTGCCAGAAACCGGTCAAAATTCAGCAGCGCCGTGTCAGGGTTGGCAGCAGCGGCAAAGGCTTTCAGCAGGCGGGGCGTCAGTTCCGTCAGATATTGCCGTGTCCGGTTACTGCGGGTCGCGCGGTAACGCCCGTGATGCCAGCCCCGGATCGTATCGGACAGGCCCGGCGTATTGGAAAAACCCATGCGGGTGAGGGTGGCCAGGGTTTCCGGGTCATCATCGACACCTGTGAAGACCAGACTGCCCTCTGACCCCAGTTGCGGCGAGGTTTCAAACAACCCGCTGTAATGCCGTTCCACGGTCATCAGGTGGTGAACCAGTTCTGCCGCAAATTCTGCCGTGGAGGCAAAACCGGCAAACTGTGAAAAGATTTCCAGCTTGTCGTCATCTTCCGGCACAGCATGGGTCTGGGCATCATCGACCATCTGTAACCGATGTTCGGTCGAGCGCAGGAACCTGTATGCCTGTTCCAGTTCATCCGCAGCGGTTTCGGTCACATGCCCCTGCTGGACAAGTTCCCGCAGCATCGCGAGCGTGGCGCGGCCGCGCAGTTCAGGCTGTCGCCCCCCCCAGATCAGTTGCTGGGTCTGAACGAAAAACTCGATCTCCCGGATACCACCCCGGCCAAGTTTCACATCATGGCCGGCAACCGAGATTTCCGAGCCGCCGTAATGCCGGTCGATCTGGCGTTTGATCGAATGAATGTCTTCGATTGAGGCAAAGTCGAGATGTTTGCGCCAGATGAAAGGCTGTATGAAACGCAGGAACTCATTGCCGGTCTCCAGATCTCCGGCAACCGCCCGCGCCTTGATCATCGCTGCCCGTTCCCAGTTCTGTCCCATCGCCTCGTAATAGGTTTCAGCAGCCTGGACGGAAACGGCAGGCGGTGTGGAACCGGGGTCAGGGCGCAATCGCAGATCAACCCGGAAAACCTGACCGTCGCCGGTACGCTCACTCAGGATCTTGATGAGATTGCGGGATATTTTCGAGAACAGGGTTTGCGGTGCATCTTTACCGCGATAATCGACACGTTCCGGGTCGAACAGCAGAATCAGGTCGATATCACTGGAATAGTTAAGCTCCCGGCCTCCCTGTTTCCCCATGCCAAGCACGGTGAAGCCGGAACCCTTACAGGGTGCTTCCGGGTCGGGCAGCTGGATGTCGCCCTTGTCATGGGCCTGGCGAAGCAGGTGGGCGATAGCTGAATTGACGGTTGCATCGGCCAGGTCACTGATTGCGCCGGTGACGGATTCCAGGGGCCAGAGACCGCTGATATCTGCCAGCGCAACAGCAATGGCAACCCGGTCCCGGCTTTGCCGAAGACGTTTCATGATGGCGGCCGTCGATTCGTCAGGAATCAGTGTTTTATGGAGCTGCTCAAGTTCCGAGGCGACAACAATTTCGGGATCAGACCGCAACAGTTCGAGCCCAAACTGCGGCTGCCGGCAAAGTGCTGCTGTCAGGTAAGGACTGTGGTCGAAGACCGAATCGACAAGCCTCTCCAGCCCCTGTGACTGGCGCAGGACCTCCAGAGCTTCAACAGCTTGGCCGTCGTCGTCTTTTCCCAGAGCTTCGGTAAAGCGCTCCCATCCGCGGGTGGCGCGTTGCGGGTCTGATACGACAGGCAGGATTGCCGGATCGATTTCCTGGAACATTATATAAAGGTTTCCGGTTGTTTTTTCGACCTTGTGGGATGCATCTATTCTGGTCAAGAAACGAAGCGCTGGAAGACATCTTTGATCATTCGCACGACACACAGGCTGATCCGCATCATCGGTGCAATAGGCGCAGGCTTTTTCGTGCTGTTGATGCTGGCTGCCTGGCGATTGAGTTCCGGCCCGGTGGAACTGCATTTTCTGACCCCCTATGTGGAAGATGCCCTGACCCCTGAAGATGGCAGCTACAGGATCAATATTGGTGCGACAGAGTTGCGCTGGGGTGGCTGGGACAGGCCTCTCGATCTGACGGCAACAGATGTGCAGGGTATTGATTCGGAAGGTGTGGTGATTGCGACGGTGCCAAGCCTTGCGATCGAAATCAGTGGCCCGGCCTTGTTGCGTGGCATGATTGCGCCCCGCAGAATCATGATCAACAGACCAACCGTTCGGCTGAATCGTGCCGCCAAATCCGGATATGAGCTGGATTTTGGCCGCGCGACTGAAACCGGTGTCGCATCGTCGGAACTGACCAGAAGACTGGTCGATGAACTGCTGGATGCCCCGGATCGCAGCCGTCCGCTCGGGCACCTGACCGAACTTGCAATCAGGGATGCAGATTTGCAGGTCCATGATCAGTCGCTTGCGCTGTCTCTTAATATTCCGGATAGCGACATCTTGCTGCAACGCAGCCCGAACGGGCTGGAAGTACAGATGTCCACAGCGATTGATCTGCAGGGGGAAGCTGCCGTAATTGATATTGTCGGCAGCTATCAGGCGGAAACGGAGCTGCTTGACCTTGTTGTTGGTTTTTCGAATCTCCGGCTCGGCGGTGTGCAGGATATCTGGACGGCTGCGGCAGACTTCGGGTCTTCCGATATGTCGGCTGCGGGGACGCTGACCCTGTCTGTTGGCCTGGATGGTGATTTTCGTTCCATCGGGTTCGATGTTCAGACAGGGAAGGGCAACCTGACGCTGAATGACCCGATTGATCACAGTTTCGACCTCGATGAGATCACGTTGCGGGGACGGGCTATCGAAGGTCTCGACATACTGGTTGTCGATGAACTGTCCGTGGTTTCGGAAGGGGCCAGCGCCGCTGTCGGCCTGCGTGCGCTGGGGCTCAGGACAGGAACAATTTCCTTCGCAGGTAATGTCGCCGGACGGGACATCCCGAACAACCGGTTCAATGAACTCTGGCCGGCAACAATCGGCATTCTGGTCCGTGACTGGGTGGAGAAAAATCTGTCAGACGGGATGGTTACAACGGCCAATCTCAGTCTGCAGGGGTCGCTTCAGGGCAGCGAGCTCACGCTCAGCGATATGAAGGGCTACCTTGATCTCGAACATTTCACGGTTGGCTATCTTGAAGGGATGCCAAGGGTTCAGGATGTCGATGGTCGGGCGGATTTCACACAGACAACCTTCGATATTGCGTTACATACCGGTCATATCGACAAGCTGAAGGTCGATGAAGGCCGGGTGCTGTTTATCGGACTTGATCAGGAATATCCGAATACGGATATTGATGTCCGCCTGCACGGGCCGCTGGATCAGGCTTTGCACCTGCTTGACAGCAAACCACTGGGTTACGCTTCCGAACTGGGGCTGGATCCCAAAAAGGCATCAGGTGAAGCATCGGTCGATCTGGCAATAGATTTTCCGGCGAAACTGGCGCTTCAGCTCAGTGAAGTCGAAATAACGGCAAAAGCCGACCTGACGGCTGTGGCGCTTCCCGGACTGGTCGCCAACCTTGGCATTCGGGAAGCTGACCTTGCGCTCGATGTTAACAAGCAACGGATGCTGATCGACGGCACCGGGCTGCTGGGGCCTGTGCCGATTACCCTGACGACAACGAGATACTTCACCGATCAGGCGCCGTTTCGCTGGCAATACAAAGTGCAGGCGGAAATTGATGCGGCAAGCCGTCATGAATTCGGCCTGGATTTCCCGCCGTTTACAGCCCCGTTTCTGGAAGGCCCTGTCGATGCGGACATTGTCTTTACCGAACTTGATGGTGGTCGTGGTGCCCTGAATGCGGAACTGGATCTTCGTGCGGCCGTGATGTCTCTTCCGGGCTTCGGCTGGTCGAAAGGTGCGGGGGTTGGCGGCAAGGCACGGGCAACGCTGGTCTTTGTCGATGGGCGGCTCGTGGCCATTCAGTCGTTTGATTTCGATGGCGCGGGGATCGAAGCGGAAGGGCGTGTGGCCTTCAACGAAGAGGGAACGGCACCCAACAGAATCGAATTCTCGAAGATCCGTTTCGGGGAAACCGATGTCACGGCAAGCGTCGTTGCGGCTCCGGATGGCGGGTTCGATATCGCTGTGTCCGGTCCGTCATTTGACGCGGCAACGATTGTTGGCGGAGATGAAGACACGGGTGAGACAATAACCGCCGTTGCCACGGCCCCCGATCAGACGACGCAGGATGGCAATCTGGTCCCGCTGCGTATATCGGCAGAGATTGAACGTCTCTGGCTGTCACCTGAACGCAGCGTTGAACAGGTTCGTGGATTTGCATCGCGCAGTTCCTCCCGGTGGGAAACGGCTGATCTGCAGGGGCTGGTCGGTGACCGGAAAATGACCCGGCTTATCCTGACACCACTGGAAAACCGGCGACGGCTGGAAATCGTCAGCGATGATGCGGGGGCGGCTCTCGAAGTCCTCGGCTTTTACAAGGATATGCAGGGCGGACGGCTGAAAATTGCTGCAAATATTGACAGTTCAAAGATATTGAAAGTCACGGGTGGTGCTGAAATTCAGGACTTCCAGATCGTGAATGCCCCGACCTTTGCCCGGCTGCTGAGTGCGCCATCTGTGGCGGGGATCATTAACATGGCCCAGGGAGAGGGGATCAATTTTGCCCGGATGCAGGTGCCGTTCATCATCAACGACCAGATTGTTGAAATTGATGATGCCCGCGCTTTTGGCAGCGAAATCGGCCTGTCGGCAAACGGTACTGTTGATCTTAGCAGGGACCGGGTGGATATCACGGGCACCATTGTTCCGGCATATGCGCTGAACAGCCTGATCGGACAGATTCCGCTGATCGGCGAAATCCTGACAGGTGAAAAGGGCGGTGGCGTCTTTGCCGCGAACTACAGCCTTCGGGGGCCGCTTTATGATCCGGACCCGTCCGTGAATCCGATTTCTGCCCTTGCGCCGGGGTTCCTGCGAAAGTTTTTCGACCTGTTCAGCGGCGAGCGCGGCACAAACCCAAAGCCCGGAACCAGCAAGCCGCCGCAGCAGGATAACAAATAGCCACCGGTTCTGCGGATCAGGCGGGACGGATCAGAATATGACGTTTTTTCCCGGCTGACAGTTTGATCGCGCCGTCCTGTGTCGCAGATTCCATTCCGATGTTCTGATTCTCATCCGTAATCTGGATATCGTTCAGCCGTGCACCGCCGCCGCGTACCAGACGACGGGCTTCGCCGCCGGAGGATGCCAGCCCGGCAATCTGGAACAGGCTGAAGGCTGGTATCCCGGCAGTAAGATCAGCGGCGGGTACGTCAACAGTCGGCAGACCCTCGGCAGACTGCCCTTCCTCAAAAGTCTTGCGGGCAGTCTCTGCGGCTTCCTCGGCTGCGGCCCGACCCCGAATCACGGCGGTCGCTTCCGTCGCCAGGACTTTCTTCGCCTCGTTCAGTTCCTGGCCTTCAAGTTTGGACAGCCGGTCGATTTCGTCCATTGGCAACAGGGTGAACAGTTTCAGGAAGCGCGAAACATCGGCATCTTCCGTATTCCGCCAGAACTGCCAGTAATCGAAGCTGGAGAGGCGGTCTTCATTCAGCCAGACAGCGCCAGCCGCTGTTTTGCCCATTTTCGCGCCGGAGGCAGTGGTGATAAGCGGGGTGGTCAGGCCGAATACCTGTTTGGCGGTGATACGACGGGTCAGCTCCACGCCATTGACGATATTGCCCCACTGGTCAGACCCGCCCATCTGCAGCACACAGCCATGGCGGCGCGATAGCTCCATGAAGTCATAGGCCTGAAGGATCATGTAGTTGAATTCAAGGAAGGTCAGCGGCTGCTCACGGTCCAGCCGCAGCTTTACCGAATCGAATGTCAGCATGCGGTTGATGGTGAAATGGGGGCCGACATCACGCAGGAACGAGATGTATTCCAGCTTGTCCAGCCAGTCTGCATTATTGACCATGATGGCGTCATTCTCGCCATAGGTCAGGACGTTCTCGAAGGTCCGCCGGATACTGGCGATATTGCCTGTTATGTCATCATCCGTCAGCATCTTGCGGGTTTCGTCCTTGCCGCTCGGATCGCCGACTTTCGTGGTGCCGCCACCCATCAGGGTAATCGGCTGGTGGCCGAAATGCTGCATCCAGTAAAGCATCATGATCGAGACCAGATGTCCGACATGCAGACTGTCACCGGTCGCGTCATAGCCGACATAGGCTGAAATGCGACCGTTCAGGATTTTCTCATCGAGCGCGTCGAGGTCGGTGCATTGATGCAGATATCCGCGCTCAACAATGAGACGGAGAAAATCGGATTTCGGCTCAGACATGATTAGGCTTTTCTGATTACTGTTTCCGGATGAAGGGGCGATGATCTATCACAGCCCCTTGAGCGGGACAATGCGGAGGTTCAAATGACACAACGATCCATGCGGCGCGCGATTGGTCTGATGAGTGGTACGTCGATGGATGGCATTGATGCCGCCCTGCTGGAAACCAATGGCGAGATGATCCGCCTGTTCGGCCCGCATCTGATGGTTCCCTACCGTGATGAGCTTAAACAGCGCATTCGTTCGGTGCTTGGCGGCAAGGGGCCGGTCGAGGAGGTTGAGCGGGATGTTACCCTGGCTCATGCCGAAGCCGTCGAACTGCTGGTACAGCAAACCGGTCCGGTCGATGTGATCGGATTTCACGGCCAGACGATTTTGCATGAACCGGACAAGGGACGGACCTGGCAGATCGGGGATGGTGCCTTACTGGCAGAGAAAACCGGAACTGATGTGGTCTTCGATTTTCGCAGCAATGATGTCGCGCAAGGCGGTGAGGGCGCACCGCTTGCGCCGGTCCTGCATCAGGCGCTGGCCAGAAACCTGAGCCGCCGTCCGGTTGCCGTGCTGAACCTTGGCGGTGTCGGGAATGTCACCTGGATTGGTGAAGGTGACGCGATGCTGGCTTTTGATACCGGACCGGCGAACGCACTGGTTGATGACTGGGTGGCACAGAAAACCGGTGATCCGTATGACAGGAATGGAACGCTTGCGGTTGCCGGCAAAGTAAACGAGGCGCTGATTGACGCACAGCTGGATAATCCGTGGTTTGCCGAGATGCCGCCGAAATCGCTCGACCGGTATGATTTCAGTGGCGACTTTGTTGCCGGATTAGACCCGGCTGACGGCGCGGCAACGCTGACATCTTTTTCCGCCGCCTGTGTCGCCCGGGCAGCCCGTCATCTGCCGGAACCGCCGGAGATCTGGCTGGTTTGCGGTGGCGGACGGCATAACCGTTTCCTGATGTCGGAGTTACGGCGGCGGCTGAATGCCGATGTACAGCCTTGTGAGGCGGTGCGCTGGCAGGGGGATGTTCTGGAGGCGCAGGCCTTCGCCTATATGGCGGTTCGCCATCTGGAGGGACTGCCGATCAGTTTTCCCGGCACCACGGGTGTGCCGCAGCCACTGACCGGCGGTCGGTTGGCGGTCTCGCGCAAAGCTTAGGCGTCAGCCGAGACCGAGTCTGCCATCCAGATAGGTGCCGACACGTTCATTCAGGTCATCGAACTGTTCGGTGAAGAAGTGACCGGCACCGCCGATGACATCGTAATCCACCACAATGTTTTTCTGTGTCTTGAGCTTTTGTGCCAGTTTGGCAACAGCAGCTTCCGGCACAACTTCGTCATTATCGCCATGCAGAATCAGGCCTGATGACGGGCAGGGTGCAAGGAACGAGAAGTCGAACATGTTTGCCGGCGGGGCAATGGAGACAAAGCCCGAGATTTCCGGGCGCCGCATCAGCAGTTGCATGGCAATCCAGGCACCGAAGGAAAATCCGCCGATCCAGCAATCCGATGCATTCGGGTTGAGGGTCTGCAGCCAGTCCAGCGCCGAAGCGGCATCAGAGAGTTCACCCTGTCCGTCGTCATAACCACCCTGCGAGCGGCCAACGCCGCGGAAGTTGAAACGCAGTGTCGAAAAGCCGCGGTTCACGAAGGAGTGATACAGATTGTAAACGATCTTGTTGTTCATCGTTCCGCCATGCTGCGGATGCGGATGCAGGACCAGTGCAATCGGAGCGTTCTCCGTTTTACCGTGGCTGTATCGACCTTCGAGGCGTCCTTCCGGACCGTTGAAAATAACTTCAGGCATAGGTTACGGCTCTCTTGGGGAAGGGATTAACCCGTCACTTTTGTAGGAATTGAAAAATAGAGGCTATCAGGCATACCGAATATGGTGTCCGTATTCTTGACCAATTTAGTAGGGTATCCTATATACCCGATAGTCGACGGGGCAAATGTCTGAACCAACGGATTGGCCATCGCACCCGGCGAAGCGATTAATTACGCGACGAGAGCCATGTTTTTCAAGGTAATCCGTGAGGATATCAGGTCAATTCGGGATCGTGACCCCGCTGCCCGGTCGGTTTTGGAGGTTATTCTCTGCTATCCCGGGTTGCACGCGACACTGATCTATCGTGTGACGCATGCGCTCTGGAATGCACGGTTTCACTTGCTTGCACGGGTGTTGTCGCATTTTGCAAAGATTGTTTCCCAGGTGGAAATTCACCCCGGCGCGAAAATTGGTCGCAGGTTTTTCATAGATCATGCAACAGGTGTGGTGATTGGTGAAACGGCAGAGATCGGTGATGACGTCACGCTTTATCAGGGTGTGACGCTGGGCGGGGTCAAGCTGAATGCCGGTAAGCGCCACCCGACACTTGAAGACGGTGTGATTGTCGGGGCGGGGGCCCAGATACTTGGCCCGCTGACGGTTGGCCGTTGCGCCCGGATCGGTGCAAATGCGGTTGTTCTTCGGGATGTCCCGGCAGGGGCGTCCATGGTGGGTATTCCGGCGCGTCAGGTCATGAAGGCGCGGGATGAATCCTTCCAGGCCTATGGTACGCCAACCGGTGACATTCCGGATCCGGTTGTCCGGGCGATTGAAGACCTCCGCCGGGAATTGCAGGCGACGGCTGGCCGTGTCGCGGAACTGGAGAATGAACTTGAACGGCGTGATGCTGCAGACCGGCCTGAAGAGCCGCGTGCGGCAAACCGCTCCTGATGAATTGAATGACAGGTAAGTGACATGAAACTTTCGACAAAAGGCCGCTATGCGGTGATGGCGATGGTGGATCTCGCGACCCACAGCCGCGGGAAGCCGGTATCGCTCGCCGATATTGCAGACCGCCAGGAGATCTCGCTGTCATATCTGGAACAGTTATTCGGCAAATTGCGCCGTGATGGTCTGGTTGCCAGTGTGCGTGGGCCGGGAGGCGGTTATCTGCTGGCCCGTGAGCGCGAACAGACACGGGTTTCCGATATCATCATGGCTGTTGACGAGCCGATCCGGGCAACACGCTGCAAAAGCGGTTCCCCCCGGGGCTGTCACATGGATAAAAGCCGCTGTCTTACCCATGATCTGTGGGAGGAACTGGGCAATCAGATCTATACGTTCCTGAGCACGGTATCGCTGGATGATATCTGCGAGCGTCGCGTGCTTGGATTGCGCAATTTTCTTGGTGCTGATGCGCGCGAAGGCGTGCGGGCAGCGGAATAGGATAATCCGGTGATCTATCTCGATCATAACGCAACAACACCGGTTCGGCCGGAAGCGCGGGACGCAGTCATTGCGGCGCTTTCGGAGACTGGCAATGCGTCATCAATCCATATGGCAGGCAGGGCAGCCCGCCGCCGGATTGAAGATGCCCGTGAAGTGGTTGGCCGCTTCATTGGTGCTCGGGCGCAGGATGTTGTGTTCACATCGGGTGGTACAGAAGCGAACAATCAGGCGCTGCGTGGTTGTGGCCGTGCGCGACAGATTGTGTCTGCGATTGAACATGATTCGGTGCTGGCTGCGGCCGGACCGGATGCAGATATTCTGCCGGTTGATGGCAGTGGTATCGTCGATCTGGAACGGCTTGCTGCAATGCTGGCTGAACGGGGCGAGGATACGGTTGTTTCCGTCATGCTGGCGAACAATGAAACCGGGGTTATTCAGCCGGTGAGTGATGTTGTCAGGCTGGCTCATGATGCGGGTGCGCTGGTCCATGTGGACGCCGTTCAGGCGGTCGGAAAGATGGCTGTCAGTTTCGCTGAAACCGGTGCTGACATGATGACGATCTCCGGTCACAAGTTTGGTGCCCCGGCGGGTGTCGGTGCCCTGATCCTGAGACCGGGGCTGCAACTGGACAGTCTGATTTGTGGTGGCGGGCAAGAGCGTCGCCAAAGGGCTGGAACGGAAAACATTTCATTTATCAGCGGGTTGTCTGCTGCTGTTGATGCATTATCTGAGGATTGGGCGTGGGTGTCGTCGGCGCGGGATGCCCGGAACCGTCTCGAAGCCCGGCTGTTGCAGTCTGGCTATGATGTGCAGATTTTCGGTGGCCAGTCCGAGCGACTGGCGACGACCTGCTGCTTTGGTGTCGATGGCATTGAGGCTGAACGCCTGCTGATGGCTCTGGACCTTGAGGGTCTGGCAGTCAGTTCCGGTTCAGCCTGTTCGTCGGGCAAGGTTGCTCCGTCGCATGTCCTGTCGGCGATGGGAGTTGCAGAGGGCGTGGCGAAGTCTGCTGTTAGGGTCAGCTTTGGCTGGACCAGTCAGCCGGATGACGAGGAACGATTTTTCGAAGGCTGGATGCGGGTGATCGGGCGAATGCGCCCGGGCATCGCATCTGCGGCCTGAAGCAAGTGGCTATTCAGCCAGGATTTAAATGAGAGGCAATGAGGCAGTTATGAGTGTTACCGGTCAGAATTCCAAAGATCGTCCAATCTACCTGGACTATCAGGCAACGACGCCGACTGACCCCCGGGTCGTCGATGAGATGCTGCCCTATTTCAATGCGCAGTTCGGTAATCCGCACTCGCGCAGCCATCAGTATGGCTGGGAAGCGGAAGACGCGGTCGAGAATGCCCGGCGTCAGGTTGCTGATATCATCGGTGCGGACCCGCGGGAGATCATCTTTACCTCCGGCGCGACCGAATCAAACAACCTTGCCCTGAAAGGCATCATGGGGTTTTACGGTGATCGGAAAAACCACATCATCACCTGTGTTACCGAGCATAAATGTGTGCTCGACAGCTGCCGCCAGCTGGAACAGCAGGGTTTTGAAGTGACCTATCTGCCGGTTCAGCAGAATGGTCTGGTTGATCTGGAAGTGCTGAAGAACGCGATCACCGACAAGACGGCGATTGTCTCCATCATGGCGGCGAACAACGAGATCGGTGTGATTCAGCCGGTCGCTGAAATCGGTGCGATCTGCCGTGAACGCAAGGTCTTCTTCCATTCGGATTGTGCGCAGGCGGTTGGCAAGATCCCGCTTGATGTCAACGAAATGAAGATCGATCTGATGAGCATTTCCGGCCACAAGCTTTATGGTCCGATGGGCATCGGCGCGCTGTATGTTCGCCGCAAGCCGCGTATCCGGCTGGTCGGTCAGATCAGCGGGGGCGGTCAGGAACGTGGCATGCGCTCCGGTACGCTGCCGCTGCCGCTCTGTGTTGGTTTTGGCAAGGCCTGTGCTATCGCCAAAGAAGAGATGGCGGCAGAGGCCGAGCGGCTGATTTATCTGCGTGACCGCTTCCTGAAGCGGATCAATGATTCCCTGCCGGAGGTTTACCTGAATGGTGATGCAGAGCACCGTCTGCCGGGTAACCTGAATATCAGTTTTGCCTTTGTCGAAGGTGAGGGGCTGATGATGGGAATCAAAAACCTTGCCGTGTCGTCCGGTTCAGCCTGCACCTCGGCATCGCTGGAACCGTCTTACGTGCTGCGTGCGCTTGGCGTTGAGGTCGAAATGGCCCATACCTCTCTGCGTATCGGGCTGGGGCGTTTCACGACCGAAGAGGAAGTGGACACTGCCGCAGATCGCATTATTGCAGAGGTGACGCGCCTGCGTGAGATGAGCCCGCTCTGGGAAATGGCCCAGGAAGGTATCGACATTTCGAAGATTGAATGGGCTGAGCATTGATCTGCGCGTCCCGCATAACAATATATACGGTATAACAAGGAGTTACATCTGATGGCCTACAGTGAAAAAGTTGTCGATCACTATGAGAATCCCCGCAATGTCGGTAATCTCGACAAGAACTCGACATCTGTCGGAACCGGCCTTGTTGGCGCGCCCGCCTGTGGCGACGTGATGAAGTTGCAGATTCAGGTCGGCGCGGATGGCCGGATTGAAGACGCCAAGTTCAAGACCTTTGGCTGCGGTTCAGCAATTGCCTCCAGCTCGCTGGTGACAGAATGGGTGAAGGGCAAGACCGTTGACGAAGCCGAAGCGATCAAGAACACGGAAATCGCTGAACATCTGGCGCTGCCGCCGGTGAAAATTCACTGCTCGGTGCTTGCTGAAGATGCGATCAAGGCTGCGATCAAGGATTATCGTACAAAAGCCGGTCAGGCCAAACCGGCAGCGGCGGAGTAAGTCTTGGAAGCGACAACCAAAGACGGGGCGGCGAAAAAACGCCGTCCGCTGCCGCCACGCCCTGCGCCGATTACCCTGACGCCGGCTGCGATTGCGCGCGTTCATGCGCTGATTGAAGGCCGGGGTAAGGAAACTCTCGGCATTCGCATCGGTGTCCGCACTAAAGGCTGCTCCGGCCTCAGCTATA encodes:
- a CDS encoding tyrosine--tRNA ligase — protein: MSEPKSDFLRLIVERGYLHQCTDLDALDEKILNGRISAYVGYDATGDSLHVGHLVSIMMLYWMQHFGHQPITLMGGGTTKVGDPSGKDETRKMLTDDDITGNIASIRRTFENVLTYGENDAIMVNNADWLDKLEYISFLRDVGPHFTINRMLTFDSVKLRLDREQPLTFLEFNYMILQAYDFMELSRRHGCVLQMGGSDQWGNIVNGVELTRRITAKQVFGLTTPLITTASGAKMGKTAAGAVWLNEDRLSSFDYWQFWRNTEDADVSRFLKLFTLLPMDEIDRLSKLEGQELNEAKKVLATEATAVIRGRAAAEEAAETARKTFEEGQSAEGLPTVDVPAADLTAGIPAFSLFQIAGLASSGGEARRLVRGGGARLNDIQITDENQNIGMESATQDGAIKLSAGKKRHILIRPA
- a CDS encoding anhydro-N-acetylmuramic acid kinase; the protein is MRRAIGLMSGTSMDGIDAALLETNGEMIRLFGPHLMVPYRDELKQRIRSVLGGKGPVEEVERDVTLAHAEAVELLVQQTGPVDVIGFHGQTILHEPDKGRTWQIGDGALLAEKTGTDVVFDFRSNDVAQGGEGAPLAPVLHQALARNLSRRPVAVLNLGGVGNVTWIGEGDAMLAFDTGPANALVDDWVAQKTGDPYDRNGTLAVAGKVNEALIDAQLDNPWFAEMPPKSLDRYDFSGDFVAGLDPADGAATLTSFSAACVARAARHLPEPPEIWLVCGGGRHNRFLMSELRRRLNADVQPCEAVRWQGDVLEAQAFAYMAVRHLEGLPISFPGTTGVPQPLTGGRLAVSRKA
- a CDS encoding alpha/beta fold hydrolase; the protein is MPEVIFNGPEGRLEGRYSHGKTENAPIALVLHPHPQHGGTMNNKIVYNLYHSFVNRGFSTLRFNFRGVGRSQGGYDDGQGELSDAASALDWLQTLNPNASDCWIGGFSFGAWIAMQLLMRRPEISGFVSIAPPANMFDFSFLAPCPSSGLILHGDNDEVVPEAAVAKLAQKLKTQKNIVVDYDVIGGAGHFFTEQFDDLNERVGTYLDGRLGLG
- the cysE gene encoding serine O-acetyltransferase; translation: MFFKVIREDIRSIRDRDPAARSVLEVILCYPGLHATLIYRVTHALWNARFHLLARVLSHFAKIVSQVEIHPGAKIGRRFFIDHATGVVIGETAEIGDDVTLYQGVTLGGVKLNAGKRHPTLEDGVIVGAGAQILGPLTVGRCARIGANAVVLRDVPAGASMVGIPARQVMKARDESFQAYGTPTGDIPDPVVRAIEDLRRELQATAGRVAELENELERRDAADRPEEPRAANRS
- a CDS encoding Rrf2 family transcriptional regulator codes for the protein MKLSTKGRYAVMAMVDLATHSRGKPVSLADIADRQEISLSYLEQLFGKLRRDGLVASVRGPGGGYLLAREREQTRVSDIIMAVDEPIRATRCKSGSPRGCHMDKSRCLTHDLWEELGNQIYTFLSTVSLDDICERRVLGLRNFLGADAREGVRAAE
- a CDS encoding aminotransferase class V-fold PLP-dependent enzyme codes for the protein MIYLDHNATTPVRPEARDAVIAALSETGNASSIHMAGRAARRRIEDAREVVGRFIGARAQDVVFTSGGTEANNQALRGCGRARQIVSAIEHDSVLAAAGPDADILPVDGSGIVDLERLAAMLAERGEDTVVSVMLANNETGVIQPVSDVVRLAHDAGALVHVDAVQAVGKMAVSFAETGADMMTISGHKFGAPAGVGALILRPGLQLDSLICGGGQERRQRAGTENISFISGLSAAVDALSEDWAWVSSARDARNRLEARLLQSGYDVQIFGGQSERLATTCCFGVDGIEAERLLMALDLEGLAVSSGSACSSGKVAPSHVLSAMGVAEGVAKSAVRVSFGWTSQPDDEERFFEGWMRVIGRMRPGIASAA
- a CDS encoding IscS subfamily cysteine desulfurase, giving the protein MSVTGQNSKDRPIYLDYQATTPTDPRVVDEMLPYFNAQFGNPHSRSHQYGWEAEDAVENARRQVADIIGADPREIIFTSGATESNNLALKGIMGFYGDRKNHIITCVTEHKCVLDSCRQLEQQGFEVTYLPVQQNGLVDLEVLKNAITDKTAIVSIMAANNEIGVIQPVAEIGAICRERKVFFHSDCAQAVGKIPLDVNEMKIDLMSISGHKLYGPMGIGALYVRRKPRIRLVGQISGGGQERGMRSGTLPLPLCVGFGKACAIAKEEMAAEAERLIYLRDRFLKRINDSLPEVYLNGDAEHRLPGNLNISFAFVEGEGLMMGIKNLAVSSGSACTSASLEPSYVLRALGVEVEMAHTSLRIGLGRFTTEEEVDTAADRIIAEVTRLREMSPLWEMAQEGIDISKIEWAEH
- the iscU gene encoding Fe-S cluster assembly scaffold IscU, translated to MAYSEKVVDHYENPRNVGNLDKNSTSVGTGLVGAPACGDVMKLQIQVGADGRIEDAKFKTFGCGSAIASSSLVTEWVKGKTVDEAEAIKNTEIAEHLALPPVKIHCSVLAEDAIKAAIKDYRTKAGQAKPAAAE